The following is a genomic window from Candidatus Aramenus sp. CH1.
CAAGAGAAGTTCGGAATGAAAGTAGTGCACAGGGAGACCCTGCAGGACAGGGGGTTAAAGGTAGCCTTCCTTGTAGGGGAAAAGGGAGAGACAGCAATAGAGCTACTGGAGCCAATAGACCACGAGGACATGAACAACGCTGTCGCGAAGTTCCTCAAGAACAGGGGTCCAGGCTTGCACCACATAGCGCTCAAGGTAGGAGACATCAAAAAGTCGCTGGAGGAACTACAGAACCAAGGATTAACGCTAGTGGACAAGGAGCCCAGGAAGGGAGCTAGGGGTCACCTAGTGGCGTTCCTCCACCCCAAGAGCGCCATGGGAACGCTAGTGGAACTAGTCCAGGAGCACAACGTGCATTAATTTTAATAGATTTGAAAATGAGATAATATTCAGTGATCTAAAAATGGCGAGCAAGAAGAGAAAGAGTATATTTGATTTTGACCCCTTTGAGGACATGGAGGAGATGATAAAGAGGATCCAGGAGGAGTTCGACGAAATAGAGAGGCAGATGATGGAAATGACAAAGAAAGGCGGAGGAGAAGTGAGGACTTACGGACCTTACGTTTACGGCTTCAGCATAACCATGGGCCCTAACGGCAAGCCCATCATTGAGGAGTTCGGGAACATAAAGAGGATGGGCAACAAGCCCTTGATCAGCGAGGAGAGGGAGCCCATAGTCGACGTGATAGAGAAGGGCGACGAAATCAGGGTTGTTGCGGAGATGCCAGGAGTGGACAAGAACAACATCAAGGTAAACGTAGACGACAACACGCTTGTCATACAAGCCCAGTCAGAGGACAAGAAGTACTACAAGGAACTGGAGCTTCCCGCGCCTGTCGACGAGAACTCTGCCAAGGCGAACTACAAGAACGGAGTTTTAGAGATAGTCCTAAAGAAGGTCAAGAAGAGCTCTGGGAAAGAGATAAAAGTTGAATGATATAAGAAGACAAACCTCGCCTGGCGGGGTTAAGGTTTTAAACAACAAAGACAATTTCCTTTTATGACGCTTTCTTTGGCGAACTAAAGATGAGGAGCCCCGATTACTCCCGCAATTCCGGAAGCGTCAAAACCGCAGTTGTGAGGCT
Proteins encoded in this region:
- the mce gene encoding methylmalonyl-CoA epimerase, which codes for MQTENIDHIGIAVEDIEKAISLYQEKFGMKVVHRETLQDRGLKVAFLVGEKGETAIELLEPIDHEDMNNAVAKFLKNRGPGLHHIALKVGDIKKSLEELQNQGLTLVDKEPRKGARGHLVAFLHPKSAMGTLVELVQEHNVH
- a CDS encoding Hsp20/alpha crystallin family protein, with translation MASKKRKSIFDFDPFEDMEEMIKRIQEEFDEIERQMMEMTKKGGGEVRTYGPYVYGFSITMGPNGKPIIEEFGNIKRMGNKPLISEEREPIVDVIEKGDEIRVVAEMPGVDKNNIKVNVDDNTLVIQAQSEDKKYYKELELPAPVDENSAKANYKNGVLEIVLKKVKKSSGKEIKVE